The following are encoded in a window of Platichthys flesus chromosome 19, fPlaFle2.1, whole genome shotgun sequence genomic DNA:
- the parm1 gene encoding mucin-2, giving the protein MRVRLLPLITCLLLTWSHSNMATSSTPSTAADSSSPTPTSTSNITTDISPSTTASTLASTTISSTTGTLPSTTTSTTDSTSTTVSPTDTTTTLPSTTNSAPHSTTNSTSNSPTVSPNNSTTTLPSTTNSAPHSTTNSTSNSPTDSPNNSTTTLPSTTNSAPNSTTNSTSSSPTVSPNNSTTDTTTTLPSTTNRTPHSTTDPTTVSILPSITISTTANTLPSTTDTTTVTTSTISTTQKSTLDQDGHKSEALSSGSIAAIVFLFLIIVLVVLGGLYYYRIRRASYGRLQDREYGNLVNFPNPMYDP; this is encoded by the exons ATGAGGGTCCGCCTGCTCCCTCTGATAACAT GTCTACTGTTGACATGGAGCCATTCAAACATGGCAACAAGCAGCACtccatccacagcagcagactcCTCCTCACCTACACCGACTTCTACAAGCAACATCACCACCGATATCTCTCCTAGCACCACCGCCAGTACCTTAGCAAGCACCACTATCAGCTCCACTACAGGAACCTTACCAAGCACCACCACAAGCACCACcgacagcaccagcaccaccgtCAGCCCCactgacaccaccaccaccttacCAAGCACCACCAACAGCGCCCCCCACAGCACCACCAACAGCACCTCGAACAGCCCCACCGTCAGCCCCAACAACAGCACCACCACCTTACCAAGCACCACCAACAGCGCCCCCCACAGCACCACCAACAGCACCTCGAACAGCCCCACCGACAGCCCCAACAACAGCACCACCACCTTACCAAGCACCACCAACAGCGCCCCCAACAGCACCACCAACAGCACCTCGAGCAGCCCCACCGTCAGCCCCAACAACAGCACCAccgacaccaccaccaccttacCAAGCACCACCAACAGAACCCCCCACAGCACCACTGACCCAACCACCGTCAGTATCTTACCAAGCATCACCATCAGCACCACAGCCAATACCCTACCAAGCACCACAGACACCACCACCGTCACTACCAGCACCATAAGTACAACCCAAAAGTCAACACTGGatcaggacggacacaagtcgGAAGCGCTGAGCTCAG GAAGCATTGCAGCTATTGTCTTCTTGTTCCTTATTATCGTCCTTGTAGTGCTGGGCGGACTGTACTACTACAGGATCCG ACGGGCATCCTATGGTCGTCTACAGGACAGAGAATATGGCAATTTGGTAAACTTCCCCAACCCTATGTATGACCCCTGA